A genomic region of Miscanthus floridulus cultivar M001 chromosome 3, ASM1932011v1, whole genome shotgun sequence contains the following coding sequences:
- the LOC136545637 gene encoding uncharacterized protein, with product MGDSSERNGHGTLTRVLFCGPYWPASTNYTKEYLQDYPFIQVDEVGLEQVPDVIHNYHICVVKNRRIDSDIIAKATQMKIIMQYGVGLEGVDVNAATEHKIKVARIPGSMTGNAVSCAEMAIYLTLGILRKQKVMDTAVNRKDLGIPVGDTLFGKTVLILGFGAIGVEVAKRLRPFGVKILATKRNWSLDTLPSDVDELVDKKGGPEDMYEFAGEANIVITCMTLTNETVGIVDHKFISSMKKGSYLVNIARGRLLDYKAVFDHLESGHLAGLGIDVAWMEPFDPEDPVLKFPNVIITPHVAGVTEYSYRTMAKSVGDTALQLHSGQPFTEVEFVN from the exons ATGGGTGATTCAAGTGAGAGGAATGGCCATGGCACTCTTACAAGGGTGCTATTCTGTGGTCCATATTGGCCTGCTTCTACTAACTACACCAAGGAGTATTTGCAGGACTATCCATTCATTCAG GTTGATGAAGTAGGTCTTGAGCAGGTACCTGACGTTATTCACAACTACCATATATGTGTAGTAAAAAATCGGCGTATAGATTCAGATATCATTGCCAAGGCAACTCAGATGAAGATTATAATGCAGTATGGTGTTGGGttagaag GCGTCGATGTAAATGCTGCTACAGAACACAAAATCAAAGTTGCCCGAATACCTGGAAGTATGACAGGAAATGCCGTCTCTTGTGCAGAAATGGCAATCTATCTTACTCTAGGCATTCTGCGTAAGCAA AAGGTGATGGATACTGCTGTGAACCGGAAAGACCTGGGTATTCCAGTTGGAGATACATTATTTGGCAAAACA GTCCTTATCCTTGGATTTGGGGCCATTGGCGTTGAAGTTGCCAAGAGGCTAAGACCGTTTGGAGTAAAAATTCTTGCTACCAAAAGAAATTGGTCATTAGACACATTGCCATCTG ATGTGGATGAGCTAGTTGACAAGAAAGGTGGCCCGGAAGATATGTATGAATTTGCTGGTGAAGCTAACATTGTTATAACATGCATGACCTTAACCAACGAAACA GTTGGAATAGTGGATCATAAgttcatttcatcaatgaaaaAG GGGTCATATCTGGTCAACATTGCCAGGGGACGCTTGCTGGACTACAAGGCTGTATTTGATCACCTGGAATCGGGCCATTTAGCTGGTTTGGGGATCGATGTTGCTTGGATGGAGCCATTTGATCCCGAGGACCCTGTTCTGAAATTCCCAAACGTCATCATAACGCCCCATGTGGCTGGTGTCACCGAATACTCCTACAGAACTATGGCAAAG TCTGTTGGTGACACTGCCCTTCAGCTGCATTCAGGGCAGCCGTTCACGGAAGTAGAGTTTGTCAactaa